A region of the Mytilus trossulus isolate FHL-02 chromosome 11, PNRI_Mtr1.1.1.hap1, whole genome shotgun sequence genome:
AAACCAGACCGTTGATGAGGACCAGAGGCAGAGGAAGGGGTCGTGGTGGGCGTGGCAGAGGCCGCATAGTTAGTGTGGCGCCTGAGACTGAAACAACTAATACACAAGAAAAAAATGAGCAAACACAAAAAACTGATACTGAACAGCCAGCTAATACCAATAAAGAGAAGCGCAAAAGAAGCAAGCCATTAGAAATACCACAAGAAAAGCAGGATGAGGTGGCAGATTGGTATAGAGAAAACGAACCTCTATACAAcaaaggtacatgtatttatttgctataatttaaaatattaatacgGAGAATAAATGTCAAAAGATGTTAACCCCACCAGTAGACATAGATAAACTTACAGCATGgtctttatatttaaaaatcaatgtgaccgatttttttcttctctttcaGCTCATTATCAGTACAAAGATACTGCTCTCAAAAATACACGATGGCAAGCAAAAGCTAATGAGCAAGGGGTGGAGGATTGGAAGACTCTCAGGACATGGGTTGAGTCAATGAGATCTCAGCTCGGAAGACTGACACGAGAAGGCAATAAATCTGGTTCAGGCAGAAAAGATGATACTAAAAGAGACAAATGGATCAAAGAAAAATTTGGCTTCTTGGGTCCACATATTGCCAGAATAGAAACCAGAGGAGGAATAAACGTGTGCAATACAGTTTTCTAttacttaatatttcagttcactttttttaccttttattgttATTTCCTTTGTTGAATTCCCgtaccttttttctttttctgaatgATACTTAATGTTCTGATTCTACGAAATTCATTTTACAGCTGTTTCATTTCAAACGTTTGACTTTATCTCGATATATCTTGTACGAATACATAAATACTGTTCCGATTATGTCTGAATATTTCAGCTGAAAGAGAAACTCAAGGCAAAATACGGAACAGATGCTTGCATCGATTCTCCCAGTGAACATGAGGACGAAGAGGAAAGTCAAGAAGACGATGAAAGAAGGTCAGTAACCATTTACTTCtttgtataattatttaaattgaaactATATCTTCACATCAGGACTTATTATAATGTTTtggtccgtccgtccgtccgtccatcacacttacatttgtaaatacttTTCAGTTAAAAGTAATTGTATCGGATTGATTGTGCTTCCGGCAtttcttgttttcttgttaTGAGATAGGGTGtcaagccagtcaaggtcgttcaAAACCCACCGTAGTAGTAGAGATAGGGtgtctttttgtattgtttagaaaaaaaaaatacaactttcatcgttttttttttctttagatcGCAATGTAATCTTGAGGAGACGTCCAGCACAATAGATATTCCCTCTCCTATAGTTAcaacaaaaacgaaaaagaaataCCAGAAGATGCAATCTCCAGTTGAAAAAGACATCCAGGAAGCAATAAAACAGTCGTCTGAATTACAGAAACAAGTGCAGGCTAAGCTGGCTAGTCACGCGGACATGACACCCGAAAGGCAGAACTGGGGACATTGGATGGTCAGCATTCTTCCAGGTATTGACGACAGATTGTGGGGGAGGTATGCTATGCTTTTGTATGTTAATGTTTTGTTACTTGATGAATGTGTACTATACACGGCCGAATACGCTATATAAAAATCGTGTATCATCGAGCAGAGGGTCTATTCTGATTTTTAGGAGGAAAAACATAACTCCACGGTGCAGTGCAACACGATTATACGTAGAAGAAGGTAATCATGCGTAGTAATACGCATCGATACGTAATAATGCCTAGAATAACGTGATGAAACCTATTTATGCGTACCATGAAGCGTAATATACCGTACAAAAACCTAATGCAACGTGGCAGATACGTACTTAAACGTAATAACACCTAGTGATTATAATCAAATACGTTTTAGAACGTATCAGGTACGTTTCTAATACGCATTTCTACGTTCCTTCTACGTTTTACTGCGCTTTTCTACGTTAGTACtacgttttcatttttagtcacgtttgtattgTGCAGACCAATACAAACGGCACCGATCACGTATCAATCTACGCATAACTACGTATATAGCCGTTTTAAGTACGGATCGATACGATTCACTACGGATATTGCCGTTTCGCTACGTTTTGAAAACGTAGCAAAACGGGATAGCCGAAACGTGACAGTGTGACTGGGgctttaaggtggtacataacactacagggagataactttgtaaagtcagctatacgttttaattacgttgtgttgtaaagggaatattaagtagtcatcaaaattggtgtttgtcaaacttctattaaccagtgtaatttttctgataaaatggttagttcaaaattattgaaaatttaacatttttgttaaagggtcaaagtaaatactttgtgaaaattttatgaaaattatacgAGCGAAATTGATTTTAGTTGAAgagttgggtaccaccttaaagtaaaaactgatatatttgtaccgatatatagatatagttgtaattttttaatttgttaaaattattttttaaacaattaagaaAGTATGGGTCAAAGCGAAATCCttgatttttaaacaagaaaagaaagCAGCACGCAAGTATATGACGTCTCCACAGTATGTGTAACTCTCGGTACATGGTAGTGAAATTTAAAGTCTTTGttgatttattgtttatgtaataattaaataaagggTTTGAATGGCCTTCGTCATGAAAAACTTCGATTCATTATTGAgattaaacaatacaataatttcaaaatttacagtaTCGTTTCATGGGAAGTCTTATTAAGAAGATCCGAAAAGAACCATTTTGTGCTAAAACATTATTAGtactttactttttaattgttttaaacacTTTCCTTTCACAGTCCATCTCATTTGTTACACTGAACAGGTGGTGCATATTTTTAATCTCTTATGTTCCTTTTGATATTATGTCATTTTACGTAACACTTAAACTCAAATAAATACTGTGAATTATACatacctttttagctcacctgcccaatggccaagtgagcttttctcataacttggcgtccgtcgtcgttcgTTGTACATCGTAGTGTGTCGTCCGTCCTCGTCTTTTTTCGTCTGTCgtccgttaacttttacaaaattcttctcctctgaaactactgtgtCCACAATTATCATTTGGGAttcaaaaattgagaatggaaatggggaatgtatcaaagagacaacaaaccgaccatagaaaaaacaacaacagaaggtcaccaacaggtcttcaatgtaacgagaaattcccgctctcggaggcgtccttcagctggcccctaaacaaatatatactagttcagtgataatgaacgccattctaatttccaaattgtacacaagaaactaaaatattaaaataatgcaagactaacaaagaccagaggctcctgacttgggacaggcgcaaaaatgcggcggggttaaacatgtttatgagatctcaacccccccccccccccccccctatacctcttgtcaatgtagaaaagtaaacgcataacaatacgtacatttaaaattcaattcaagagaagtccgagtctgatgtcagaagatgtaaccaaagaaaatatacaaaatgacaattatacataaaaaacaacagactactagctgttaactgacatgccagctccagacttcaattaaactgattgaatgattatgatttcatcatatgaatatcaggcacaatccttcccgttaggggtttagtatcataccatcataacatatatgagaagaacataaccagGGCACAGTACTAGGTCCTTTATTGTTCCTAACATACATCAATGACATGCCCGGATATACTCAATCAGATGTCCGCCTCTTTGCTGATGACAGTCTACTATACAGGGAAATTAGTAACGCCAAAGATACAGAACAACTTCAGAAAGACCTTGAAGCATTAGAAAATTGGGAAAAAACATGGATGATGAGATTCAATCCAACAAAATGCAATATTATCCGCATACCACCAAAGAACAAAGAACCCATACAATACCCATACACTCTACATGGACACATACTCGAACCAGTAGATAGTGCCAAGTACTTGGGAGTTTCAATATCAAACAACCTCTCATGGAACAAACATATCCAAAGTGTTACAGCAAAGGGAAACCGAACACTAGGGTTTGTCAAACGAAACCTTAAAGAATGTACCAGGAAAGTAAAGGCTGCTGGCTATACAACACTCGTGCGACCTGTCATAGAGTATGCTTCTACTATATGGGACCCAACCAACCATCAACACACTAGAACTTATACAGAGGAGAGCTGCTAGATTTGTCTATAATGACTACACATCACGCACACCAGGGTGCGTCACTACAATGCTAGAAGATCTTAAATGGGACACCTTACAGACAAGACGCCGTGACAACAGGCTATGCATGCTCTATCGTATCCAGAATGAGCTGATAGACATCAACAAGAGTACTTACCTCAAAGGTGGTGACAGTAGAACTCGTGGAGGACACAAGTTTTACCAACAGAGGATCACCAGTGATGTCTACAGGAACTCCTTCTTTCCAAGAACAATCATGGAATGGAATACATTACCTGCCAGGGTTGCTGAAGCGGGATCAGTTGAAGATTTTCGCTCAGGGCTACAGACAACACATTAATACCAGACTGAACGattgtacataattttaacCGTAACAACctgattttattgtaaatactgTATATAGCCTTAGGGGACTAGATATGTGTTGTCACCATGCGTAGTCCCGCAGAGTTTAAACGTTTCATTAAAGGAACCCAACTCTTATATggaggaagaagaagaagaagaagataatccgtgtcatgccaacaactgttgtttgaataaatgtgtttagttccgatgcaaagaccttataagtgaatcaatattttaaaacaccaaaatatgcaatctttgaTGACCTGAcgacagtatcgtaactatatcccttcttaataagtctatttaaaggttttgttagtttatgtGGTGAATGCTGACATTTTTtagctttataaagaatatttctagTTTAgtataaaaatgtgtccgatgacccgacAAATCAACCAAGATTaccccatggctaaaaatagaacattggggtTACATGTAGATTTGAGCTgttatctctgaaaccaaagcagtTGGTTATTagcttgaatattattatatacagagagataaactgtaaacagcaataaattaaaaaaaaaaagatcttcaaataagtcaaacatgatCAAAATGTGTAATTAGACCACTTTATTtaataaggagttattgtcctttatagtaaatttttaacaatcttTTGTAAACTTTCGTAATCTTAAAAAAAGCTTCTTCTCTTAAAACTtcaagacaaatttaaccaaacttggtcacatTCATAAATATGGTATTacgttttaaaaatgtgtccgatgaacctgcctgccaaccaacatgaccgacatggctaaaaatagaacaaaggggtcaAATGAAGTGTTGGGCTTATATCTATGAAAATAAAGCAtttatagcaatttgacaatgaATAAAAACGATCAAGTTAAGTTTCAtctatcctgaaattttcagacgaatcaaaCAAGCCGTTgattggttgctgcccctgaataagtaattttcagtacattttgaagtttttggtctttatcttgaatattattatagatatagattaactgtaaacagcaataatgttcagcaaagtaagatcttaaaataagtcaacaatATCAAAATGACCTATTGATCACAG
Encoded here:
- the LOC134691658 gene encoding uncharacterized protein LOC134691658, whose protein sequence is MRTRGRGRGRGGRGRGRIVSVAPETETTNTQEKNEQTQKTDTEQPANTNKEKRKRSKPLEIPQEKQDEVADWYRENEPLYNKAHYQYKDTALKNTRWQAKANEQGVEDWKTLRTWVESMRSQLGRLTREGNKSGSGRKDDTKRDKWIKEKFGFLGPHIARIETRGGINVCNTVFYYLIFQFTFFTFYCYFLC